The following are encoded in a window of Cyprinus carpio isolate SPL01 chromosome B18, ASM1834038v1, whole genome shotgun sequence genomic DNA:
- the cbln1 gene encoding cerebellin-1 codes for MMLTLVLGAVWLVCHAYAQNETEPIVLEGKCLVVCDSNPTSDPTGTALGISVRSGSAKVAFSVVRNTNHEPSEMSNRTMVIYFDQVLVNVGRSFDEERSNFFAPRKGIYSFNFHVVKVYNRQTIQVSLMHNGWPVISAFAGDQDVTREAASNGVLIQMEKGDRAYLKLERGNLMGGWKYSTFSGFLVFPL; via the exons ATGATGTTGACGTTGGTGCTAGGCGCAGTGTGGTTAGTGTGTCATGCATACGCACAGAACGAGACAGAACCCATCGTACTGGAGGGGAAATGCTTGGTCGTGTGCGACTCAAATCCAACGTCGGATCCCACTGGGACGGCTCTTGGGATATCGGTGCGCTCGGGAAGCGCCAAAGTGGCTTTTTCCGTGGTGCGGAACACGAACCACGAGCCGTCGGAGATGAGCAATCGAACAATGGTGATCTACTTCGATCAG GTACTTGTGAACGTTGGTAGAAGTTTCGATGAGGAAAGGAGCAATTTCTTCGCCCCGCGCAAAGGGATATACAGTTTTAATTTCCACGTAGTGAAAGTGTATAATCGTCAAACGATCCAG GTGAGCCTGATGCACAACGGCTGGCCAGTGATCTCCGCCTTCGCCGGGGATCAGGATGTCACACGCGAAGCAGCCAGTAATGGAGTTCTGATTCAAATGGAGAAAGGTGACCGCGCCTACCTCAAGCTGGAGCGAGGCAACCTGATGGGCGGCTGGAAGTACTCCACCTTCTCCGGCTTCCTGGTCTTCCCTCTGTAG